A stretch of Synechococcus sp. MIT S9220 DNA encodes these proteins:
- a CDS encoding glycosyltransferase family 39 protein: MLLILVLAVAIFCWKLGSTGLVDETPPLFAASARAMAETGDWLTPRVNGLPRFDKPPLVYWLMGLGYALPVGSVWDPLGTWAARLPSALASVLTMLALGDTLLRYPVRGDSFPRRTAIAASLAFGLSPLVLIWSRTAVSDSLLTGMLALSLLCQWRCYASGSGRRWWLAWIVLAFAVLTKGPVAVVLTGITLVLFAFIRRDLSGLWTSLRPVQGLVITGLISLPWYAAELLVEGQPFWDSFFGYHNLQRLTSVVNDHLQPWWFFGPVLVVASFPFTPLLVFGLGRVIADFAGGASLRRIPVRDSLGHFAGCWLLAVFLLFTAAATKLPSYWLPATPAAALLIALTALPTSLQQRKGLWIAWCSTALCTVILSAGLLASPLWIPLIQDPEMPTLPAELLASGLVIRAAVCFVVAVLLGTRSFWGAVPGRLLAWQGPMVLFQLIALVPMIQLGDRVRQLPVRQVAQQVVAQRRPGEPLAMVGVLKPSLHFYTDQVVLYEGQSKSAFINIADRLSREQRQGFQGLPRTEVDASPSVLVVINKGTAAKQHWQGLKPQKLGSAGIYELWRLDRSRFEQRAADLRDQGVDLTWTRPRPERY, from the coding sequence ATGCTGCTCATCCTTGTGCTGGCAGTGGCGATCTTCTGCTGGAAGCTCGGCAGCACCGGTCTCGTTGATGAAACGCCTCCATTGTTCGCGGCGTCGGCTCGCGCCATGGCGGAGACCGGTGACTGGCTCACACCCAGGGTCAACGGGTTGCCCCGGTTCGACAAACCACCCCTGGTGTACTGGCTGATGGGTCTGGGATATGCCTTGCCGGTAGGGAGTGTCTGGGACCCGCTCGGCACTTGGGCGGCCCGTTTGCCTTCAGCCCTGGCCTCGGTGCTGACCATGCTCGCTCTTGGGGACACCCTGCTGCGTTATCCAGTGCGGGGCGATTCGTTTCCGCGTCGGACGGCCATCGCCGCATCCCTGGCTTTTGGCCTGTCTCCGCTGGTGCTGATCTGGAGCAGAACCGCTGTCAGTGATTCGTTGCTCACTGGGATGCTCGCTCTCAGCCTGCTCTGCCAATGGCGCTGCTATGCGAGTGGATCGGGTCGGCGTTGGTGGCTGGCCTGGATTGTTCTGGCCTTCGCCGTGCTGACCAAGGGCCCGGTGGCGGTTGTGCTCACAGGCATCACCCTGGTGCTGTTCGCCTTCATTCGCCGGGATCTCTCAGGATTGTGGACGTCTCTGAGGCCTGTGCAAGGACTTGTGATCACAGGCCTGATCAGTCTTCCTTGGTATGCAGCTGAGCTGCTGGTGGAGGGACAGCCTTTCTGGGACAGCTTTTTCGGATATCACAATCTTCAGCGCCTCACCAGCGTGGTAAACGACCATCTGCAGCCCTGGTGGTTTTTCGGGCCTGTGCTGGTGGTGGCGTCATTTCCCTTCACCCCGCTGCTGGTCTTCGGGTTGGGACGGGTGATTGCCGATTTCGCGGGAGGTGCTTCCTTGCGGCGCATTCCCGTCCGCGACAGCCTCGGTCATTTCGCCGGCTGCTGGTTGCTGGCGGTGTTTCTGCTGTTCACTGCAGCGGCAACCAAGTTGCCCAGCTATTGGCTTCCTGCCACACCTGCCGCCGCCTTGCTGATCGCTTTGACCGCTCTTCCCACGTCTCTTCAGCAACGCAAGGGTTTGTGGATTGCTTGGTGTTCAACGGCGCTTTGCACAGTGATCCTGTCGGCTGGTCTGCTGGCATCGCCCCTCTGGATTCCACTGATTCAGGATCCGGAGATGCCCACCCTGCCGGCTGAGCTGCTGGCGAGTGGCTTGGTGATCAGGGCTGCGGTGTGTTTCGTGGTTGCCGTCCTGCTTGGAACCAGGAGTTTCTGGGGCGCTGTGCCCGGACGACTGCTGGCTTGGCAGGGACCCATGGTGCTGTTTCAGCTCATTGCACTCGTGCCGATGATCCAGCTTGGGGACCGGGTTCGTCAGCTGCCGGTCCGCCAGGTCGCACAACAGGTTGTGGCTCAACGCCGGCCTGGGGAACCCCTGGCGATGGTCGGTGTGCTCAAGCCTTCACTCCATTTCTACACAGACCAGGTGGTGCTCTACGAAGGCCAATCAAAATCTGCGTTCATCAACATCGCTGATCGTCTTAGTCGTGAGCAGCGACAAGGTTTCCAGGGCTTGCCTCGCACGGAGGTCGATGCGTCGCCCTCGGTTCTGGTTGTTATCAACAAGGGGACGGCAGCCAAGCAGCACTGGCAGGGCCTTAAGCCGCAAAAACTGGGGAGCGCCGGCATCTACGAGTTGTGGCGTTTGGATAGGTCTCGATTTGAGCAGCGTGCTGCGGATCTTCGTGATCAGGGGGTCGATCTCACCTGGACAAGACCACGACCCGAGCGCTACTGA
- a CDS encoding glycosyltransferase family 4 protein, which translates to MIDRPLTLVLVSTPVGQLGSGRGGGVELTLGSLVKGLAQRDHHLHLVAPEGSSSPVKDERVTLHTVAGVDQPSWQHADRNAPMQIPRDAVLPRLWDRALELACDVDALLNFGYDWLPLWLTPHVEPKIFHLVSMGSVSAVMDCAVADLARWDQRRLAFHTCRQADDFALIKPPEVVGNGFDLSRYQLQLTTDGPLGWAGRVAPEKGLEDAASVAAQLGETLRVWGLVEDDAYARRVESAVPAGTIEWCGFKPTAELQRELGGCRALLNTPKWNEAYGNVVVEALACGVPVIAYDRGGPGEIIQNGETGWLVAPDDREALAQATLQASAIDRVACRRWVERCASQEGLATRVEAWIRRGLTPGDGTIS; encoded by the coding sequence ATGATCGATCGTCCTCTAACTCTTGTGCTGGTGAGCACACCCGTCGGACAGCTCGGCAGCGGCCGGGGCGGTGGTGTTGAGCTCACGCTGGGATCGTTGGTGAAGGGCCTTGCCCAGCGTGACCATCATCTGCACCTCGTTGCCCCTGAAGGCTCCTCTTCACCGGTGAAGGATGAACGAGTGACCCTCCACACCGTTGCGGGTGTTGATCAGCCGAGTTGGCAGCATGCGGACCGGAACGCTCCGATGCAGATTCCTCGTGATGCTGTGCTGCCTCGACTTTGGGATCGGGCGCTTGAACTGGCCTGCGATGTTGATGCACTGCTCAACTTTGGATACGACTGGCTGCCGTTATGGCTGACTCCCCACGTCGAGCCGAAGATTTTTCACCTGGTGAGCATGGGCTCCGTGTCTGCGGTGATGGACTGTGCTGTGGCCGATCTGGCGCGCTGGGATCAGCGTCGCCTCGCCTTTCATACCTGTCGGCAGGCCGACGACTTCGCCCTGATTAAGCCACCTGAAGTGGTGGGTAATGGTTTTGATCTCTCCCGGTATCAGCTGCAGCTCACAACGGATGGTCCACTGGGCTGGGCCGGACGAGTGGCGCCTGAAAAGGGGCTTGAGGATGCGGCATCGGTTGCGGCTCAGCTTGGTGAGACACTGCGTGTTTGGGGGCTGGTCGAGGACGACGCCTATGCCAGGCGAGTGGAGAGTGCTGTTCCAGCAGGAACAATTGAGTGGTGCGGCTTCAAGCCCACCGCTGAGCTGCAGCGTGAACTTGGCGGTTGCAGAGCGCTGCTCAACACACCGAAGTGGAACGAGGCTTACGGCAATGTTGTTGTTGAGGCCTTGGCCTGTGGTGTGCCGGTGATCGCCTACGACCGCGGTGGTCCTGGAGAGATTATTCAGAACGGCGAAACCGGTTGGCTGGTGGCTCCCGATGATCGGGAAGCTCTGGCTCAAGCAACACTTCAGGCTTCGGCTATCGACCGTGTTGCCTGCCGGCGCTGGGTTGAGCGCTGCGCGAGTCAGGAGGGATTGGCCACTCGGGTCGAAGCCTGGATCCGCAGGGGGCTGACACCAGGAGATGGCACCATCTCCTGA
- a CDS encoding DMT family transporter translates to MTTLQRGLLMVLPFALWGTAMAAMAPLVESGGAPLVACLRLLPAGIVLLIAVPFLGRRLSVDPADRGWFLVFTLVDAILFQFFLAKGLQGTGAGLGSVLIDSQPLIVALLARWLFAESINPIGWIGLVVGLSGIVCLGVPAPLLQHWWLQADLSDLQTGWQDGTGWMLLAALAMALGTVLCRFACKNSDPVAVTGWHMVLGGVPLLVWHGLDASTALIPAWSVLDWAQMAYASLLGSALAYSLFFWFANREDLTGFSTLGFLTPVFALASGGVLLGERLDTLQWLAVLLVLISVLLVSQRQRLWEPWVSASITRPGDLKA, encoded by the coding sequence ATGACGACCCTGCAGCGCGGGCTGCTGATGGTGTTGCCCTTCGCTCTGTGGGGTACCGCAATGGCGGCCATGGCCCCTCTGGTGGAGTCGGGCGGGGCTCCTTTGGTGGCCTGTCTGCGTCTGCTTCCTGCTGGCATCGTGCTGCTGATCGCTGTGCCTTTTTTGGGGAGGCGGCTGAGCGTTGATCCTGCTGATCGTGGCTGGTTTCTGGTGTTCACTCTCGTGGATGCAATCCTCTTCCAGTTTTTTCTGGCCAAAGGGCTACAGGGCACTGGTGCAGGCCTCGGATCAGTCTTGATCGATTCGCAGCCCTTGATCGTGGCTCTGCTCGCGCGCTGGCTGTTCGCAGAGTCGATCAATCCGATCGGCTGGATTGGCCTTGTGGTCGGACTGTCCGGCATCGTCTGTCTTGGGGTCCCGGCACCGCTGCTCCAGCACTGGTGGTTGCAGGCTGATCTTTCCGATCTGCAGACCGGCTGGCAGGACGGCACGGGCTGGATGCTGCTGGCGGCACTGGCGATGGCTCTGGGCACTGTGCTGTGTCGCTTCGCCTGCAAAAACAGTGATCCCGTGGCGGTTACCGGGTGGCACATGGTGTTGGGTGGAGTGCCTCTGCTCGTCTGGCATGGTCTCGACGCCAGCACAGCTCTGATCCCAGCTTGGTCGGTCCTCGACTGGGCTCAGATGGCCTATGCGTCGCTTCTTGGCAGTGCTCTGGCCTATTCCCTGTTTTTCTGGTTCGCGAACCGCGAGGACCTCACCGGTTTCAGCACGCTGGGCTTCCTGACGCCAGTGTTTGCACTCGCCTCCGGGGGAGTGTTGCTGGGAGAACGCCTCGACACCCTGCAGTGGTTGGCAGTGCTGTTGGTGCTGATCTCTGTGCTGTTGGTGAGTCAGCGACAGCGCCTCTGGGAGCCCTGGGTATCGGCGTCGATCACGCGTCCTGGAGACCTGAAGGCATGA
- the sppA gene encoding signal peptide peptidase SppA yields the protein MGWLWRRKSKRRMARIVIEGAISGSTRRRVLKALRDVQEREFPALLLRIDSPGGTVGDSQEIHAALLRLREKGCKVVASFGNISASGGVYVGVAADSIVANPGTITGSIGVILRGNNLSELLAKVGVRFETVKSGAFKDILSPDRALSPEERELLQSLIDSSYDQFVGAVAEGRGLDKDKVRTFADGRVFSGAQAKDLGLVDELGDEEQARLVAARLAELDEERCRPVTLGKPRKRLLQGLPGSSLLLRLDQLLTTELELSGQPLWMYRP from the coding sequence ATGGGGTGGCTGTGGCGCCGCAAGTCCAAACGCCGCATGGCGCGCATCGTCATTGAGGGCGCGATCAGTGGCTCGACACGACGCAGGGTGCTGAAGGCTCTGCGCGACGTGCAGGAGCGGGAGTTTCCAGCTCTCCTGCTGCGCATCGACAGTCCCGGGGGGACAGTCGGCGACAGTCAGGAAATCCATGCAGCTCTGCTGCGGCTGCGCGAAAAAGGCTGCAAGGTTGTGGCCAGCTTCGGCAACATTTCTGCCTCAGGAGGTGTGTATGTCGGTGTGGCAGCCGATTCGATCGTGGCCAATCCCGGCACGATCACCGGCTCGATCGGTGTGATTCTGCGGGGCAACAACCTCTCGGAACTGCTGGCGAAAGTCGGTGTCCGCTTCGAAACCGTGAAGAGCGGTGCTTTCAAGGACATTCTTTCCCCTGATAGGGCCCTCAGTCCGGAGGAGCGCGAGCTTCTCCAAAGCCTGATCGACAGCAGTTACGACCAGTTCGTGGGCGCCGTTGCCGAGGGCCGTGGGTTGGACAAGGACAAGGTCCGAACCTTCGCTGATGGGCGGGTGTTCAGTGGAGCACAGGCCAAAGATCTCGGCCTTGTTGATGAACTAGGCGACGAGGAACAGGCTCGATTGGTGGCAGCCCGTTTGGCTGAGCTTGATGAAGAGCGCTGCCGGCCAGTGACCCTTGGTAAGCCGCGCAAGCGTCTCCTGCAGGGCTTACCTGGATCAAGCCTGCTGCTGCGACTCGATCAGTTACTGACCACGGAACTTGAGCTCAGCGGCCAACCCCTCTGGATGTACAGACCATGA
- the aroH gene encoding chorismate mutase → MTAPRLLRGLRGATTCADNSADAIREAVTELVDALMDQNALDPEQLVSVTFSATSDLDASFPAAAARHRSGWEDVALLDVQQMVVPGDLARCIRLLAHAWIPADRQLHHPYLRTAARLRPDRSGHN, encoded by the coding sequence ATGACAGCCCCCCGGCTGTTGCGAGGTCTGCGCGGTGCCACCACCTGCGCTGATAACAGCGCAGACGCCATTCGAGAGGCTGTTACCGAGCTGGTGGATGCCCTGATGGATCAGAACGCTTTGGATCCCGAACAGCTGGTCTCGGTGACTTTCTCCGCGACCTCCGACCTGGACGCCAGCTTTCCCGCAGCGGCGGCGCGGCACCGATCAGGTTGGGAGGACGTCGCCCTTCTGGATGTGCAGCAGATGGTTGTCCCGGGGGATCTTGCACGTTGCATCCGGCTACTCGCCCACGCCTGGATTCCTGCTGATCGGCAGCTGCACCATCCGTACCTGAGGACAGCCGCACGTCTGCGCCCGGACCGATCTGGTCACAACTGA
- a CDS encoding DUF2808 domain-containing protein: MKRLFPPTSKLSAGVTALIGCGIISGAALLPSLIKPAVAQNTPSLLEFRWDTDAGYRKLYFVQSSQRRSDRSEYYFMLRKKDRKTAILKLSITVPSYFDAKIRPEALSLCKMKMGGVLARSKCTEVLPAVFEVNEKQTAIEVFPDTPIPTGGTYAVVMNVFNPSQGGMFQFNALAQAPGDVPISGYLGSWLVDID, encoded by the coding sequence ATGAAACGACTTTTTCCTCCCACTTCAAAACTCAGTGCTGGTGTGACAGCTCTGATCGGCTGCGGAATCATCAGCGGAGCGGCTCTGCTGCCAAGCTTGATCAAGCCTGCCGTTGCACAGAACACACCTTCCCTTCTGGAATTCAGATGGGATACAGACGCTGGTTATCGCAAGCTCTACTTCGTACAAAGCAGCCAACGCCGAAGTGATCGCTCGGAGTACTACTTCATGCTGCGCAAGAAGGATCGCAAGACCGCGATCCTCAAGCTAAGCATCACTGTTCCCAGTTATTTCGATGCAAAAATCCGTCCGGAAGCTTTATCCCTTTGCAAGATGAAGATGGGAGGAGTGCTCGCTCGAAGCAAATGCACAGAAGTTCTTCCGGCGGTGTTTGAAGTCAACGAGAAACAAACGGCCATAGAAGTTTTTCCTGACACTCCGATACCGACTGGCGGCACCTACGCCGTCGTGATGAACGTCTTCAACCCGAGCCAGGGGGGAATGTTCCAGTTCAATGCCCTGGCGCAAGCCCCCGGAGACGTTCCCATATCTGGCTACCTCGGCAGCTGGCTTGTGGATATCGACTGA
- the rpmH gene encoding 50S ribosomal protein L34: MTKRTLGGTSRKRRRVSGFRVRMRTHTGRRVIRSRRKRGRSRLSV; this comes from the coding sequence ATGACGAAACGAACCCTCGGAGGCACAAGTCGCAAGCGCAGGCGCGTTTCCGGTTTCAGAGTGCGCATGCGTACGCACACTGGACGTCGCGTGATTCGCAGCCGCCGCAAGCGCGGACGCTCACGCCTGTCCGTTTGA
- a CDS encoding ribonuclease P protein component, whose protein sequence is MVLPASMRLRGHRCFDHLHRKGKRFNGTLMVLRRASAHNSLLKRPATPKGSVSPSSPATCRVAVVISSKVSKRAVIRNRLRRRLHDHLRSRFEHAPEHASAWLLVSLKPGAATEDHDLLEECDRLLVQAGLKS, encoded by the coding sequence ATGGTTTTGCCGGCATCCATGCGTCTGCGCGGCCATCGCTGTTTTGACCATCTGCATCGGAAAGGCAAACGCTTCAACGGCACCTTGATGGTGCTGAGAAGGGCATCAGCCCACAATTCCTTGCTCAAACGACCGGCGACTCCGAAGGGGTCGGTCAGCCCGAGCAGTCCTGCAACCTGCCGAGTGGCTGTGGTGATCAGCAGCAAGGTGAGTAAGCGCGCCGTGATCAGGAATCGATTGAGGCGACGCCTGCACGATCATCTGCGTTCAAGATTCGAACACGCACCAGAACACGCCAGCGCCTGGCTTCTGGTCAGTTTGAAGCCTGGAGCAGCCACAGAGGATCACGACTTGCTGGAAGAATGCGACAGATTGCTTGTACAGGCGGGCCTGAAGTCATGA
- a CDS encoding PH domain-containing protein — protein MTSSIQEETFYEGGPAKGDLIFNVLLGFTLIGLPFTVGAIVRTLWLRFRITSRRVSVSGGWMGKDRSQVVYSQIREVRCVPRGFGAWGDMVLVLTDGSRLELRSMPNFREVETYIQERIKSRPESNGSSTDSIPSKGFAA, from the coding sequence ATGACCAGCTCAATACAGGAAGAAACCTTCTACGAGGGCGGCCCTGCGAAAGGAGATCTCATCTTCAACGTTCTTTTGGGCTTCACCCTGATTGGCCTGCCATTCACCGTGGGGGCCATCGTGAGGACTCTGTGGCTGCGCTTCCGCATCACCAGTCGACGGGTCTCCGTAAGCGGCGGCTGGATGGGCAAGGACCGCAGCCAGGTGGTCTACAGCCAGATCCGCGAGGTGCGCTGCGTACCCCGTGGTTTTGGCGCATGGGGAGACATGGTTCTCGTGCTCACGGATGGATCACGACTGGAGCTTCGTTCGATGCCGAACTTCCGTGAGGTCGAGACCTACATCCAGGAACGCATCAAGAGCAGGCCCGAATCCAACGGTTCCAGCACTGACAGCATTCCAAGCAAAGGCTTCGCTGCCTAA
- the yidC gene encoding membrane protein insertase YidC, with the protein MIGYISDNLLLPILDFFYGLVPSYGLAIVALTVVIRLALFPLSAGSIRSARRMRIAQPVMQKRQAEIKSRFASNPQKQQEELGKLMKEFGSPLAGCLPLLVQMPILFALFATLRGSPFADVPYTLNLKVLPAEQIAAVEPKPFSSASHSIFVTETDHVPVIASLPGGTKIGTGDSVQIQLQTKSGEAFSEVLDEVENGKSFLPDWTVTKGESIVSVSEAGEITALAPGDATVEGKIPGLAARSGFLFIKALGQVGFYTDGAVNWDIAILVGSFGLSLFISQLLSGMGMPANPQQSTANKITPVMITGMFLFFPLPAGVLLYMVIANIFQALQTFLLTREALPDNLQAILDEQLKQQPAPAAAGGFPGSRLPFEPKGGNK; encoded by the coding sequence GTGATCGGTTACATCTCCGACAATCTGCTGCTGCCGATCCTGGATTTCTTCTATGGACTGGTGCCCAGCTACGGGCTCGCGATCGTGGCTCTCACGGTGGTGATCCGCCTGGCTCTGTTTCCGCTCAGCGCAGGATCCATCCGCAGCGCACGGCGCATGCGCATCGCCCAGCCGGTGATGCAGAAGCGGCAGGCCGAGATCAAGTCTCGCTTTGCCAGCAACCCTCAGAAACAGCAGGAGGAGCTGGGCAAATTAATGAAGGAGTTCGGCAGCCCGCTGGCTGGTTGCCTGCCCCTCTTGGTGCAGATGCCGATCCTGTTTGCGTTGTTCGCCACGCTGCGTGGGTCACCGTTCGCGGACGTTCCCTACACCCTCAATCTCAAAGTGCTGCCCGCCGAGCAAATCGCGGCGGTGGAGCCAAAACCGTTCAGCAGTGCGAGCCATTCGATCTTCGTCACGGAGACTGATCACGTCCCCGTGATCGCCAGCCTGCCCGGTGGAACCAAGATCGGCACCGGTGACAGCGTCCAGATCCAGCTCCAGACCAAAAGCGGAGAGGCGTTCTCAGAGGTCTTGGACGAGGTCGAGAACGGCAAGTCTTTCCTTCCTGATTGGACGGTCACCAAAGGCGAATCGATCGTGTCGGTCTCCGAAGCCGGAGAGATCACAGCGCTGGCTCCCGGTGACGCGACCGTTGAAGGCAAGATCCCCGGTCTGGCCGCCCGCAGCGGTTTCCTGTTCATCAAGGCTCTTGGACAGGTGGGCTTCTACACCGACGGAGCCGTCAACTGGGATATCGCCATCCTCGTGGGCTCCTTTGGTCTGAGCCTGTTCATTTCCCAGCTGCTGTCGGGGATGGGCATGCCTGCGAATCCGCAGCAGTCCACAGCCAACAAGATCACCCCGGTGATGATCACGGGAATGTTTCTGTTCTTCCCTCTGCCGGCGGGCGTTCTGCTTTACATGGTGATCGCCAATATCTTCCAGGCTTTGCAGACCTTCCTGCTGACTCGTGAAGCTTTACCGGACAATCTGCAGGCCATCCTGGACGAACAGCTCAAGCAGCAACCCGCACCAGCCGCCGCCGGTGGTTTTCCTGGAAGCCGCTTGCCTTTCGAGCCAAAGGGCGGCAACAAATGA
- a CDS encoding DUF177 domain-containing protein: protein MIPGLEPVPLRELQALGTSRVWSVDGQLDEMPSLTPVRGTLRAEHLGNLLEVEGSVQTIVCLRCDRCLGHFNQQLNAVSKELIWLGQEPSDDHLAEAGLDPTSPDGLMECLNPRADFEPERWVFEQLSLQMSVVNRCGEHCPGMPQTPSDASSTSKEITPDPRWQALKDLQASMQHNGTNHDR, encoded by the coding sequence ATGATTCCCGGCCTTGAGCCGGTACCGCTCAGGGAGCTACAAGCTCTGGGAACCTCCAGGGTCTGGTCAGTGGATGGTCAACTCGATGAGATGCCCAGCCTCACACCCGTGCGAGGCACTCTCAGGGCAGAACATCTCGGCAACCTCCTCGAGGTTGAAGGTTCAGTGCAGACCATCGTCTGCCTGCGCTGCGACCGTTGTCTCGGTCATTTCAACCAACAGCTCAACGCTGTCTCCAAGGAACTGATCTGGCTGGGCCAGGAACCGAGCGACGATCATCTCGCCGAAGCAGGGCTCGACCCGACGTCTCCCGATGGCCTTATGGAGTGCCTGAACCCACGCGCTGATTTCGAACCGGAACGCTGGGTGTTCGAACAGCTCAGCCTTCAGATGTCAGTCGTCAATCGCTGCGGGGAGCATTGCCCAGGAATGCCGCAAACACCATCGGACGCTTCCTCAACCAGCAAGGAGATAACTCCTGATCCCCGCTGGCAGGCCCTGAAGGATCTGCAGGCGTCGATGCAACACAACGGGACAAACCATGACCGATAA
- a CDS encoding AAA family ATPase, whose protein sequence is MTDNWIAQLDLLIRSGTPLIWIRSHEEERVETLLRQTSERLPDRTLTCWDFVGGLSGALGQEQLGARQPMAVLQWLQERSPSSPTLLLLKDVHRFCEDPGIARMLRNLASQLRTTPHTLIVTCGQWTPPADLDEALTLMDLPLPQEQELRTLLANIARASGRALEADVLEELTHACCGLSEARVRHVAAKALAQRGSLSREDLVDVLEEKRLSLARSEVLEFCRTDATPGDIGGLETLKHWLDQRHRAFNDDARRFGLPLPRGVLLVGPQGTGKSLTARAIAHSWSMPLLRLDVGRLFSGLVGASEARTRDMIQRAEAMAPCVLWIDEIDKGFGNDSRSDGGTSQRVLATVLTWMAEKRSAVFVVATANGVERLPAELLRKGRFDEIFLLDLPSREERLSILSLHLQRRRPGLNLPLSTVVDRTDGYSGAELEQVVIEAMHLAFAEIRELTESDMILAASQLVPLSRTAREQMESLKQWASAGRARPASLRAVTNPDAA, encoded by the coding sequence ATGACCGATAACTGGATCGCACAGCTGGATCTCTTGATCCGGTCAGGCACACCGTTGATTTGGATCCGCAGCCATGAGGAAGAGCGCGTGGAAACGCTGCTGCGCCAGACCTCGGAGCGACTTCCCGATCGCACACTGACCTGCTGGGATTTCGTGGGAGGCCTCAGTGGCGCCTTGGGCCAGGAACAGCTGGGTGCCCGACAGCCGATGGCGGTGCTGCAGTGGCTACAGGAGCGCTCCCCTTCCAGTCCAACCCTGCTGCTGCTCAAGGATGTGCACCGGTTCTGTGAAGACCCGGGAATCGCCCGCATGCTGCGGAACCTTGCCAGCCAACTGCGAACCACGCCACACACCTTGATCGTGACCTGCGGGCAATGGACGCCCCCAGCCGACCTGGATGAAGCCCTCACGCTGATGGACCTTCCCTTGCCCCAGGAACAGGAGTTGCGAACACTGTTGGCCAACATCGCCAGAGCCAGCGGTCGGGCCCTGGAGGCTGATGTGCTCGAGGAACTCACTCATGCCTGCTGCGGCCTGAGCGAAGCAAGGGTGAGGCATGTGGCCGCCAAAGCACTCGCACAACGTGGATCACTCAGCCGCGAGGACCTGGTGGATGTGTTGGAGGAGAAACGGCTTTCCCTGGCCCGCAGCGAAGTGCTGGAGTTCTGCCGAACCGATGCAACACCTGGCGACATCGGCGGGCTCGAAACACTCAAGCATTGGCTTGATCAACGACACAGAGCCTTCAACGACGATGCACGCCGCTTCGGACTTCCCCTGCCTCGAGGAGTGCTCCTGGTGGGACCTCAGGGCACCGGCAAGTCCCTCACAGCCAGAGCAATCGCCCATAGCTGGTCGATGCCTCTTCTTCGACTGGATGTGGGCCGACTCTTCTCCGGACTGGTTGGAGCCAGTGAAGCCAGAACCCGCGACATGATTCAGCGGGCGGAAGCGATGGCGCCCTGCGTTCTCTGGATCGATGAGATCGACAAGGGATTTGGCAATGACAGCCGCAGTGACGGAGGCACCAGTCAGCGTGTTCTGGCCACCGTGCTCACCTGGATGGCAGAGAAACGCTCTGCGGTGTTTGTGGTGGCCACAGCGAACGGTGTGGAGCGTTTACCAGCGGAGCTACTGCGTAAGGGACGATTTGATGAAATTTTCCTGCTGGATCTGCCGTCAAGAGAGGAGCGTCTGAGCATCCTCAGCCTTCACCTGCAACGGCGTCGCCCTGGCCTCAATCTACCGCTTTCAACCGTGGTCGATCGCACGGACGGCTATTCCGGCGCTGAATTGGAACAGGTGGTGATTGAAGCGATGCACCTTGCCTTCGCCGAAATCCGTGAACTCACGGAAAGCGACATGATCCTGGCGGCATCGCAACTTGTGCCCCTGTCACGCACGGCTAGAGAGCAAATGGAAAGCCTCAAGCAATGGGCCAGCGCCGGGCGAGCCAGACCCGCATCATTGCGAGCCGTAACGAACCCTGACGCGGCGTAA